A stretch of the Photobacterium sp. CCB-ST2H9 genome encodes the following:
- the rpsP gene encoding 30S ribosomal protein S16: MVTIRLARHGAKKRPFYHIVVADSRAARDGRNIERVGFFNPLATGQEERLRLDLDRVNHWVGQGATVSDRAAKLIKDAAKAAA; this comes from the coding sequence ATGGTAACCATTCGTTTGGCACGTCACGGCGCGAAAAAGCGTCCATTTTATCACATCGTTGTTGCTGACAGCCGCGCTGCGCGCGACGGTCGTAACATCGAGCGTGTAGGTTTCTTCAACCCACTGGCAACTGGTCAGGAAGAGCGTCTGCGTCTGGACCTGGACCGTGTAAATCACTGGGTTGGTCAAGGCGCAACTGTGTCTGACCGCGCAGCGAAGCTGATCAAAGATGCTGCTAAAGCAGCTGCTTAA
- the rimM gene encoding ribosome maturation factor RimM (Essential for efficient processing of 16S rRNA) has product MSSHNQDHVVVGKIGATYGIKGWLKVFSYTEQAESIFAYQPWLIKMKGEWQTFHVEAWKRHGQGLVAKLQGLDVREDAQVMTNAEINVPADQLPALSDEEFYWRELMGMTVVTIQGYDLGKVTDILETGSNDVLVVKANLKDAFGQKERLIPFLDEQVIKSIDRTAQRIEVDWDPGF; this is encoded by the coding sequence ATGAGTTCACACAACCAAGACCACGTCGTTGTCGGTAAAATCGGTGCCACTTATGGTATCAAAGGGTGGCTCAAAGTTTTTTCCTACACAGAACAAGCCGAAAGCATTTTCGCTTATCAGCCATGGCTGATAAAGATGAAAGGTGAATGGCAGACCTTCCATGTGGAAGCATGGAAACGTCATGGTCAGGGATTAGTTGCCAAGTTGCAAGGCCTGGATGTCCGTGAAGACGCCCAGGTAATGACCAACGCGGAAATTAACGTACCTGCCGATCAATTACCGGCGCTGTCAGATGAAGAATTCTACTGGCGCGAATTGATGGGGATGACTGTTGTGACAATCCAAGGTTACGACCTGGGTAAAGTGACGGACATTCTTGAAACCGGTTCTAATGACGTTCTAGTGGTCAAAGCCAATCTGAAAGATGCTTTTGGACAGAAGGAACGTTTAATTCCGTTCCTCGATGAGCAGGTCATCAAGTCGATTGATCGCACTGCTCAACGGATCGAAGTTGACTGGGATCCTGGGTTTTAA
- the trmD gene encoding tRNA (guanosine(37)-N1)-methyltransferase TrmD, giving the protein MRIGIISLFPEMFRAITEFGVTGQAVKKGLVSVETWNPRDFTHDKHRTVDDRPYGGGPGMLMMVQPLRDAIHAARESAQGRAKVIYLSPQGRKLDQAGVEELAQNEDLILICGRYEGVDERIIQQEVDEEWSIGDFVLTGGELPAMTLVDAVVRFVPGVLGDFASAEEDSFANGLLDCPHYTRPEVLDGQAVPPVLLSGNHKDIRRWRLKQSLGRTWLRRPELLENLALTDDQECLLAEFIREYRQAMS; this is encoded by the coding sequence ATGCGGATAGGAATAATCAGCCTATTCCCTGAAATGTTCCGGGCTATTACTGAGTTTGGGGTAACAGGTCAGGCGGTAAAAAAAGGCCTCGTGTCTGTAGAAACGTGGAATCCCCGCGATTTTACGCACGATAAACACCGTACGGTTGATGATCGACCATACGGCGGCGGACCTGGTATGTTGATGATGGTGCAGCCTTTGCGCGATGCCATTCATGCTGCCAGAGAATCTGCTCAGGGCCGGGCGAAAGTGATTTACCTCTCTCCTCAGGGCCGTAAGCTGGATCAGGCGGGTGTTGAGGAACTGGCGCAGAACGAAGATTTGATCTTAATCTGCGGCCGTTATGAAGGGGTCGATGAGCGCATTATCCAACAAGAGGTAGACGAAGAATGGTCTATCGGAGATTTTGTGCTGACGGGTGGTGAACTGCCAGCCATGACCTTAGTCGATGCAGTCGTGCGGTTTGTGCCGGGCGTACTGGGAGATTTTGCGTCAGCAGAAGAAGATTCTTTTGCGAATGGTTTGCTGGATTGCCCGCATTACACACGTCCTGAAGTGTTAGACGGACAAGCAGTACCCCCGGTACTGTTGTCTGGAAACCATAAGGATATTCGCCGCTGGCGATTGAAACAATCGCTGGGTCGTACCTGGCTGAGAAGACCAGAGCTCCTGGAAAACCTAGCTCTGACTGACGATCAGGAGTGCTTGTTGGCGGAGTTTATCCGCGAATACCGGCAAGCCATGAGTTAA
- the rplS gene encoding 50S ribosomal protein L19 has product MSNIIKALEQEQMKKDLPDFAPGDTVVVQVKVKEGERERLQAFEGVVIAKRNRGLHSAFTVRKISNGEGVERAFQAHSPIVDSITVKRRGAVRRAKLYYLRERSGKAARIKEKLAKK; this is encoded by the coding sequence ATGAGTAATATCATCAAAGCTCTTGAGCAAGAGCAAATGAAAAAAGACCTGCCTGATTTTGCACCAGGTGACACTGTTGTTGTTCAGGTTAAGGTAAAAGAGGGTGAGCGTGAGCGTCTGCAGGCGTTCGAAGGCGTTGTTATCGCTAAGCGTAACCGTGGTCTGCACTCTGCTTTCACTGTTCGTAAGATCTCTAACGGTGAAGGTGTTGAGCGTGCATTCCAGGCTCACTCTCCAATCGTAGACAGCATTACTGTTAAGCGTCGTGGTGCAGTACGTCGTGCCAAGTTGTACTACCTGCGTGAGCGTTCTGGTAAAGCGGCTCGTATCAAAGAGAAGCTGGCCAAAAAATAA
- a CDS encoding FMN-binding glutamate synthase family protein → MSDFIFHVIDFLSSLLLLAIGCMGLVIIYLYFVDVHQHQHAIRRNYPVIGRFRYFFERQGKFFRQYFFALDREEMPFNRAERSWVYQAAKNQDRTSAFGSTQSLDPTGTILFMNCAFPTLDEDALEPEHVLIGEYSRCPYHAKAVFNISGMSYGSLSKRAVQALSRGAKLAGCWINTGEGGLSPYHLEGGADIVFQIGTAKYGVRDEQGRLCDEKLLAVASHEQVKMFEIKLSQGAKPGKGGILPGCKVTAEIASIRGIPEGLDSISPNRHPEIKSAADLLAMVNHIRSLTGKPTGFKAVIGETGWLEELMGEIHQRGKESAPDFITIDGADGGTGAAPQPLMDSVGLPLKESLPWLVNLLERHGLRERIRIIASGKLIVPSRVAWAIALGADFVVSARGHMFALGCIQAMQCNKNTCPTGVTTHHPKLMQGLDVADKTQRVANYNRYIHYGIGLIAHSCGVKNIRSLNRGHVRVVQEDGLSQTLDEMYAHYK, encoded by the coding sequence ATGAGTGATTTTATTTTTCATGTAATCGACTTTCTCAGCAGCTTGCTTTTGCTGGCGATTGGCTGCATGGGTTTGGTGATCATTTATTTATATTTTGTTGATGTTCATCAGCATCAGCATGCAATTCGCCGCAATTATCCGGTGATTGGCCGGTTTCGTTACTTTTTCGAACGTCAGGGCAAGTTTTTCCGTCAATACTTTTTTGCGCTGGACCGGGAAGAAATGCCGTTCAATCGTGCGGAGCGAAGCTGGGTGTATCAGGCAGCCAAGAATCAGGATCGCACCTCTGCGTTTGGTTCGACTCAGAGTCTGGACCCGACAGGGACGATTTTATTCATGAACTGTGCGTTTCCGACACTGGACGAGGATGCTCTTGAACCAGAGCACGTTTTAATTGGTGAATACAGCCGATGTCCTTATCACGCGAAAGCGGTATTCAATATTTCCGGGATGAGTTACGGCTCTCTGTCCAAGCGAGCGGTCCAGGCACTTTCCCGGGGGGCTAAACTTGCCGGTTGCTGGATCAATACCGGTGAAGGCGGGTTGAGCCCTTATCACCTTGAAGGTGGCGCAGACATCGTCTTTCAGATCGGCACGGCAAAATATGGTGTCCGTGATGAACAGGGACGACTTTGCGATGAGAAGCTGCTGGCAGTGGCGTCGCACGAGCAGGTGAAAATGTTTGAGATTAAACTTTCTCAGGGCGCCAAACCCGGGAAAGGCGGCATTTTGCCCGGATGTAAGGTGACGGCTGAGATCGCCAGCATTCGCGGGATCCCTGAGGGATTGGACTCCATCAGCCCGAATCGCCATCCGGAAATCAAATCGGCAGCAGATTTACTGGCGATGGTGAACCATATTAGATCGCTGACGGGAAAGCCGACCGGGTTTAAAGCGGTGATCGGAGAGACCGGCTGGCTGGAAGAACTGATGGGTGAAATTCATCAACGCGGGAAAGAAAGTGCACCTGATTTTATTACGATCGATGGGGCCGACGGCGGTACAGGTGCAGCGCCTCAGCCGTTGATGGACTCGGTGGGACTGCCGCTGAAAGAAAGCTTACCCTGGCTGGTAAATCTGCTGGAAAGGCATGGCCTGCGGGAGCGGATTCGGATCATTGCCTCGGGTAAATTGATCGTGCCGTCCAGAGTTGCCTGGGCGATAGCCCTGGGTGCGGATTTTGTCGTTTCTGCCCGCGGTCATATGTTTGCGCTTGGTTGTATTCAGGCGATGCAATGCAATAAAAACACCTGTCCGACCGGTGTCACGACGCATCATCCGAAATTGATGCAGGGGCTGGATGTTGCTGATAAAACGCAGCGGGTCGCGAATTATAACCGGTATATTCACTATGGGATTGGCCTGATTGCGCACTCCTGCGGGGTGAAAAATATCCGGAGTCTGAACCGCGGGCATGTAAGGGTTGTGCAGGAAGACGGGCTGTCTCAAACCCTGGATGAGATGTACGCCCATTACAAGTAA
- a CDS encoding carbon starvation protein A: MAWFLTCVAALIGGYFIYGTFIEKVFGINEKRQTPAYSKQDGVDFVPMSKKKVYLVQLLNIAGVGPIFGPIMGALYGPAAMLWIVLGCIFAGAVHDYFSGMLSVRNGGASVPSLSGRYLGNGAKHFMNIFAIVLLLLVGVVFVSAPAGMITNLVNEQTDLTVSMSTMVGIIFAYYIVATIVPVDKIIGRFYPLFGFLLIFMSVGLITAIAFSSDYTLLGDYEISQMLTNMNPKDMPLWPALFITIACGAISGFHATQSPLMARCMENEKNGRFVFYGAMIGEGVIALIWCALALSFFGSVENLSDAVANGGPGNVVYSASFGLLGVVGGVVAFLGVVILPITSGDTAFRSSRLILAEYFNMEQKSLRNRLLMAVPLFVIGGILTQVDFGIIWRYFGFANQTTAVMMLWTASAYLLRHNKLHWVTTVPAIFMTTVVITFILNNSTLGFGQPMTLSTAIGLITTLAITVYVIVKSKGKGDIEQDDDEVKGKLETA; the protein is encoded by the coding sequence ATGGCCTGGTTTTTGACTTGTGTCGCTGCGTTGATCGGCGGTTACTTTATCTACGGTACTTTTATTGAAAAAGTATTCGGCATTAATGAAAAGCGCCAGACACCAGCTTACAGCAAGCAGGACGGCGTTGACTTTGTTCCGATGTCGAAGAAAAAGGTTTACCTGGTCCAACTGCTGAACATTGCCGGTGTCGGCCCAATCTTCGGTCCGATCATGGGTGCCCTGTATGGCCCGGCTGCCATGCTGTGGATTGTTCTGGGCTGTATCTTCGCCGGCGCAGTTCACGATTATTTCTCCGGGATGCTGTCTGTTCGCAACGGCGGAGCCTCCGTCCCCAGCCTGTCTGGCCGTTACCTGGGCAATGGCGCCAAGCACTTTATGAACATCTTTGCTATTGTCCTTCTGCTGCTGGTCGGTGTGGTCTTCGTATCAGCCCCTGCGGGGATGATTACCAACCTGGTGAACGAACAAACTGACCTGACAGTCTCCATGTCAACCATGGTCGGTATCATCTTTGCCTACTACATCGTGGCGACGATTGTCCCCGTGGATAAAATCATTGGTCGTTTCTATCCGCTGTTCGGTTTCCTGCTGATCTTCATGTCCGTTGGCCTGATTACAGCCATTGCATTCTCCAGTGATTACACGCTGCTGGGTGACTATGAAATCAGCCAGATGCTGACCAACATGAACCCGAAAGACATGCCGCTGTGGCCAGCTCTGTTCATCACCATTGCCTGCGGTGCAATTTCCGGATTCCACGCCACGCAGTCGCCGCTGATGGCACGCTGCATGGAAAATGAAAAGAACGGCCGCTTTGTTTTTTACGGCGCAATGATCGGTGAAGGTGTGATTGCGCTGATCTGGTGTGCCCTGGCATTGTCATTCTTCGGTTCGGTTGAAAACCTGTCAGACGCAGTTGCAAACGGCGGTCCGGGCAATGTGGTGTACAGCGCATCTTTCGGTCTTCTGGGTGTTGTGGGCGGTGTTGTTGCCTTCCTGGGTGTGGTTATTCTGCCAATCACCTCAGGGGATACGGCTTTCCGCTCCAGCCGCCTGATTCTGGCTGAGTACTTCAACATGGAACAAAAGAGCCTGCGTAACCGCCTGCTGATGGCAGTGCCTCTGTTCGTTATCGGTGGTATCCTGACTCAGGTCGACTTCGGGATCATCTGGCGCTACTTCGGTTTTGCCAACCAAACCACAGCTGTCATGATGCTCTGGACTGCATCAGCTTACCTGCTGCGCCATAACAAGCTGCACTGGGTCACCACAGTTCCGGCAATCTTTATGACAACCGTTGTGATTACTTTCATTCTGAACAACAGCACTCTGGGCTTTGGTCAGCCAATGACGCTTTCCACCGCCATTGGCCTGATCACCACCCTGGCAATTACTGTCTATGTCATTGTGAAATCCAAGGGTAAAGGTGACATTGAACAGGATGACGATGAAGTAAAAGGCAAGCTGGAAACCGCCTAA
- the btsR gene encoding two-component system response regulator BtsR: MMKALVIDDEPYAREELIDLLLDCGGVEIIGSGGNAIEGLKMINSLKPEVVFLDIQMPQITGIELLSMLDPDTMPKVVFVTAYDDYAIKAFEDNAFDYLLKPVEPARLEKTLTKLKRELRQPDYTPLLSEMLELIPCSGHHRILLLSPADIEVAFSDLSGVHVVTKETRATTQLTLKILEEKTPLIRCHRQYLVHPQAIREIKLLENGLAEITTLHGQQVPVSRRYLKEIKDRFGLS, from the coding sequence ATGATGAAGGCACTCGTCATTGATGATGAACCCTATGCACGCGAAGAACTGATCGACCTGCTGCTGGATTGCGGCGGTGTTGAGATCATTGGCAGTGGCGGCAACGCGATTGAAGGGCTGAAGATGATCAACAGCCTCAAGCCAGAAGTGGTCTTTCTGGATATCCAGATGCCACAAATCACCGGCATTGAGCTGCTCAGCATGCTGGACCCGGACACCATGCCCAAGGTGGTTTTTGTCACCGCCTATGATGATTACGCCATCAAAGCCTTTGAAGACAATGCATTTGACTATCTGCTGAAACCCGTCGAGCCGGCCCGGCTGGAGAAAACACTGACCAAGCTGAAGCGGGAGCTGCGTCAGCCGGACTATACGCCCCTGCTGAGTGAAATGCTGGAGTTGATCCCCTGCAGCGGCCACCACCGTATCCTGCTGCTCAGTCCGGCAGACATTGAAGTGGCGTTTTCAGATTTATCCGGTGTGCACGTCGTCACCAAAGAGACCCGGGCGACCACGCAGCTGACGCTGAAAATACTGGAAGAGAAAACCCCGTTGATCCGGTGTCACCGGCAGTATCTGGTTCACCCGCAGGCCATTCGTGAAATTAAGCTGCTGGAAAACGGACTGGCAGAAATTACCACTCTGCACGGCCAGCAAGTGCCGGTCAGTCGTCGCTACCTCAAAGAAATCAAAGACCGCTTTGGCCTGAGCTGA
- a CDS encoding sensor histidine kinase, whose translation MELILSLLQQLSVYLVLAYLLSKTPLFMPVTTVSGRLSQRFACYVLFSLFCILGTYFGLHIEDAIANTRAIGAVMGGLLGGPVVGFAVGLTGGLHRYSMGGFTDVACAISTTVEGLIGGIMHSDFVRRSNFDAIFRPLTVFAITLVAEIFQMVIILMVADPFDKAYSLVSAIALPMVIANSVGAALFMSIIRDKKTIYEKYSAAFSSRALKIAQRSVGILSQGFNQENSKQIARIVYEETGVGAVSITDREKILAFIGIGDDHHLPGTPISSDQTKQAIENCELVYADGYEVPYCCSLYDKCKLGSALVIPLIGGNHEVIGTIKLYEPKRKLFSTINLTLGEGIAKLLSNQILTGRYNRQQTLLTQAELRLLQAQVNPHFLFNALNTINAVIRRDPDKARQLIQHLSQFFRRNLKQNIETVTLEEELQHVHAYLEIERARFADRLQIEVKVDDSLLNIRIPTFTLQPLVENAIKHGTSNLLESGQLTINAYQAQDRIILEVRDNAGLYQPVGEESGLGMKIVDKRLKNQYGQEYGLQMSWEPNQWTLATISLPKENGHP comes from the coding sequence ATGGAACTGATCCTCTCTTTACTGCAGCAGCTGAGTGTTTATCTGGTACTGGCTTACCTGTTGAGTAAAACACCACTCTTTATGCCTGTCACCACTGTGTCCGGCAGGTTATCCCAGCGCTTTGCCTGCTATGTCCTGTTTTCCCTGTTTTGTATTTTAGGCACCTATTTTGGTCTGCATATTGAAGATGCTATTGCCAACACCCGGGCAATTGGCGCAGTCATGGGCGGACTGCTTGGCGGGCCGGTTGTCGGATTCGCAGTTGGCCTGACCGGCGGCCTGCATCGTTACAGTATGGGCGGGTTTACAGATGTTGCCTGTGCAATCTCGACGACGGTTGAAGGCTTAATCGGCGGGATCATGCACAGCGATTTTGTCCGTCGCAGTAATTTCGACGCAATTTTCCGCCCGCTGACCGTCTTTGCCATCACCCTGGTGGCTGAAATTTTTCAGATGGTCATCATTCTCATGGTGGCCGATCCCTTCGACAAAGCCTACAGCCTGGTCAGCGCCATTGCGCTGCCCATGGTAATCGCCAACTCGGTCGGGGCCGCGCTGTTTATGAGCATTATCCGGGACAAAAAAACCATCTACGAAAAATATTCCGCAGCCTTTTCCAGCCGGGCCCTGAAGATTGCCCAGCGCTCGGTCGGTATTCTCAGTCAGGGGTTCAATCAGGAAAACTCCAAGCAAATTGCTCGCATCGTTTATGAGGAAACCGGCGTGGGTGCTGTTTCCATTACCGACCGTGAAAAAATACTGGCCTTTATTGGTATCGGTGATGATCACCATTTACCGGGAACACCGATCTCTTCTGACCAGACAAAACAGGCCATTGAAAACTGTGAGCTGGTTTATGCCGACGGCTATGAAGTCCCATACTGCTGCTCACTCTACGACAAATGTAAGCTCGGTTCGGCACTGGTGATCCCGCTGATTGGCGGCAATCATGAGGTGATTGGCACCATTAAACTTTATGAACCCAAGCGTAAGTTGTTTTCCACCATCAATCTGACGCTGGGCGAAGGCATCGCCAAACTGTTGTCCAACCAGATCCTGACCGGTCGATACAACCGCCAGCAAACACTGCTGACTCAGGCCGAGCTACGGCTGCTGCAGGCTCAGGTCAACCCTCACTTCCTGTTTAATGCCCTCAATACCATCAATGCCGTGATCCGGCGGGATCCGGATAAAGCCAGACAGTTGATCCAGCACCTGTCACAGTTTTTCCGGCGGAATCTGAAGCAAAATATCGAGACCGTCACGCTGGAAGAAGAGCTGCAACACGTACATGCTTATCTGGAAATTGAACGAGCCCGTTTTGCCGATCGGTTGCAGATTGAAGTGAAGGTTGACGACAGCCTGCTCAATATCAGGATTCCGACCTTTACGTTGCAGCCTCTGGTGGAAAATGCCATCAAGCACGGTACCTCGAACCTGCTGGAGAGCGGACAGCTCACCATCAACGCCTATCAGGCACAGGATCGCATTATCCTGGAAGTCCGGGATAATGCCGGGTTATATCAGCCTGTCGGTGAAGAAAGCGGACTGGGCATGAAAATTGTCGACAAGCGACTGAAGAATCAATACGGCCAGGAGTATGGCCTGCAGATGAGCTGGGAGCCGAACCAGTGGACTCTGGCCACCATCAGCCTGCCGAAGGAGAACGGACACCCATGA
- a CDS encoding 3-deoxy-7-phosphoheptulonate synthase has translation MQKDVLNNVHIQDEQVLITPQQLKEKLPVSDTALKFIEQSRKTVADIIHKRDHRLLVVCGPCSIHDVEAAKNYARRFKELAAELGDQLYLVMRVYFEKPRTTVGWKGLINDPHLDGSFEIEEGLHIARQLLIDLVEMGIPLATEALDPISPQYIGDLFSWAAIGARTTESQTHREMASGLSMPVGFKNGTDGSLGTAINAMQAAASGHRFMGINREGQVALLNTQGNPDGHVILRGGKQTNYDSVSVTECENEMKAAGLIPALMVDCSHANSRKDYRRQPLVAEDVIHQIREGNRSVIGLMLESHLNEGNQSADLDRSEMAYGVSITDACINWEDTESLLRQARLELIPFLQDRIQ, from the coding sequence ATGCAGAAAGATGTGTTGAATAATGTCCATATTCAGGATGAACAAGTCCTGATCACGCCACAGCAGTTAAAGGAGAAACTGCCGGTCAGCGACACTGCGCTGAAGTTTATTGAGCAATCACGTAAAACGGTTGCCGACATTATCCATAAGCGTGATCACCGTTTGCTGGTGGTCTGTGGTCCCTGTTCTATTCATGATGTAGAAGCCGCGAAAAATTACGCCAGACGTTTTAAAGAACTGGCTGCGGAGCTTGGCGATCAGCTATACCTTGTGATGCGCGTCTACTTTGAAAAACCCCGGACGACAGTGGGCTGGAAAGGCCTGATTAACGATCCGCACCTGGACGGTTCGTTTGAGATCGAAGAAGGACTGCATATTGCCCGCCAGTTGCTGATTGATCTGGTTGAAATGGGGATCCCGCTGGCAACGGAAGCGCTGGATCCGATCAGCCCGCAGTACATCGGAGATCTCTTCAGCTGGGCGGCGATCGGGGCCCGAACCACCGAATCCCAGACTCACCGTGAAATGGCTAGTGGTCTGTCGATGCCGGTTGGTTTTAAAAACGGTACAGATGGTAGTCTCGGAACAGCTATCAATGCGATGCAGGCGGCAGCGTCGGGCCACCGTTTTATGGGGATCAATCGCGAAGGTCAGGTTGCCCTGCTCAACACACAGGGGAATCCGGACGGACACGTAATCCTTCGCGGCGGTAAACAGACGAACTATGATTCCGTCTCGGTTACTGAGTGTGAAAATGAGATGAAAGCGGCGGGCCTGATTCCGGCCTTGATGGTAGACTGTTCGCATGCCAATTCTCGCAAAGATTACCGTCGTCAGCCGCTGGTGGCGGAAGATGTCATCCATCAGATCCGTGAAGGAAACCGTTCCGTGATTGGCCTGATGCTGGAAAGCCATCTGAACGAAGGCAATCAGAGCGCGGATCTGGATCGCAGCGAAATGGCTTATGGTGTGTCCATTACCGATGCCTGTATTAATTGGGAAGATACAGAAAGTCTGCTGCGTCAGGCCCGTCTGGAACTGATTCCCTTCCTGCAAGATCGTATTCAATAA
- the tyrA gene encoding bifunctional chorismate mutase/prephenate dehydrogenase → MVAELSTLRDQIDEVDKQMVALLARRLALVEEVGHVKSQHGLPIYAPDREAAMLASRRQEATEQGVPPDLIEDILRRTMRESYASENDSGFKCLKPELRPIVVVGGYGQLGSLFCRLFTLSGYQVRKLGSQDWDQAEELLADAGMVVVTVPIHLTEQVIRRLPKLPEDCILADLTSIKSGPLQTMLEVHEGPVVGLHPMFGPDISSLAKQVVVYCDGRLPEHYQWLLEQIQIWGASLNRISAIEHDQGMTLIQALRHFTSFVYGVHLAEEDPRLEQLLSLSSPIYRLELAMVGRLFAQDGQLYADIIMSSPQNLAMIKRFHQRFGEAIQILENQDKAAFRQAFAQVESWFGDYAGRFMKESQSLLRQANDAAHRA, encoded by the coding sequence ATGGTAGCAGAACTGAGCACGCTCCGAGATCAAATTGATGAAGTTGATAAGCAGATGGTGGCGTTGCTGGCGCGCCGTCTGGCACTGGTAGAAGAAGTGGGCCATGTGAAAAGTCAGCATGGTCTGCCGATTTACGCACCGGACCGGGAGGCTGCAATGCTGGCGTCCCGACGTCAGGAAGCGACAGAACAGGGCGTACCGCCGGATCTGATTGAGGATATTCTGCGCCGTACCATGCGGGAGTCGTATGCCAGTGAGAATGACTCTGGTTTTAAATGTCTGAAACCGGAGTTGCGACCCATTGTCGTGGTTGGTGGTTACGGCCAGCTGGGCAGCTTATTCTGCCGTTTGTTTACACTTTCAGGGTATCAGGTTCGTAAGCTCGGCAGTCAGGACTGGGATCAGGCGGAAGAATTACTGGCTGACGCCGGTATGGTGGTTGTGACGGTGCCGATTCATCTGACGGAGCAAGTGATCCGCCGGTTGCCGAAGTTACCGGAAGACTGCATTTTGGCGGATCTGACCTCTATCAAGAGTGGCCCTCTGCAAACCATGCTGGAAGTGCATGAAGGGCCAGTCGTTGGTCTGCATCCGATGTTTGGCCCGGATATCAGCAGTCTGGCGAAACAGGTTGTCGTTTACTGTGATGGCCGACTTCCGGAGCATTATCAGTGGTTGCTGGAGCAAATTCAGATTTGGGGCGCCAGTCTCAACCGGATCAGTGCGATCGAACACGATCAGGGAATGACGCTGATTCAGGCGCTGCGTCACTTCACTTCCTTCGTGTATGGCGTCCATCTCGCGGAAGAAGATCCACGACTGGAACAGTTACTGTCACTCAGCTCGCCAATTTACCGGCTTGAGCTGGCCATGGTAGGTCGCTTGTTTGCGCAGGACGGACAATTGTATGCGGATATCATTATGTCGTCTCCGCAGAATCTGGCGATGATTAAGCGGTTCCATCAGCGTTTCGGCGAAGCCATTCAGATTTTGGAGAATCAGGATAAGGCCGCTTTCAGACAGGCTTTCGCTCAGGTTGAAAGTTGGTTTGGCGATTATGCCGGACGCTTCATGAAGGAAAGTCAGTCTCTGCTGCGTCAGGCCAATGACGCGGCTCACCGAGCCTGA